One stretch of Chthoniobacterales bacterium DNA includes these proteins:
- a CDS encoding type II toxin-antitoxin system PemK/MazF family toxin, with amino-acid sequence MARILRGDIVWADLEPTRGNEQAGQRPVLILSEDVFNERSGTVIAIALTSQPQRAGFPLTLELLDAKMPKRSWAKISQVRTLSVQRLKKKIGRASAGEMDQIVEGLNELIGGAG; translated from the coding sequence ATGGCCCGAATACTGAGGGGCGACATCGTCTGGGCCGACCTCGAGCCGACGCGCGGAAACGAGCAGGCGGGACAGCGTCCGGTTTTAATTCTGAGCGAAGATGTTTTCAACGAGCGGTCGGGAACAGTTATAGCCATTGCTTTGACCAGCCAGCCGCAGAGAGCCGGTTTCCCGCTCACGCTGGAATTGCTCGATGCGAAGATGCCGAAGCGATCGTGGGCCAAGATCAGCCAAGTTCGAACCCTTTCCGTTCAGCGCCTCAAAAAGAAGATTGGCAGAGCTTCAGCCGGGGAGATGGACCAGATAGTCGAAGGCTTGAACGAGCTGATTGGCGGAGCAGGCTGA
- a CDS encoding ribbon-helix-helix protein, CopG family, whose amino-acid sequence MSAAKIAITMEESLVEQLDRLVREHVYPNRSRAIQDAVADKLQRMDRGRLARECAKLDPKFEQALAEEGIGSEIEQWPEY is encoded by the coding sequence ATGAGTGCTGCGAAAATTGCCATAACCATGGAGGAGAGTTTAGTCGAGCAACTCGATCGGCTCGTGCGGGAGCATGTTTATCCCAACCGAAGCCGGGCGATTCAGGACGCCGTGGCCGACAAGTTGCAGCGCATGGACCGAGGGCGGTTGGCTCGCGAGTGCGCCAAGCTTGATCCGAAGTTCGAGCAAGCTCTTGCTGAAGAGGGGATCGGTTCGGAGATCGAGCAATGGCCCGAATACTGA
- a CDS encoding PIN domain-containing protein — MRVLVDTSVWSLALRRDDRQHPEREELQRLVSTHVAEIIGPVRQEILSGVRDQTQFARLETHLAAFPDVPLLTEDYVTAANFFNLCRSKGIQGSNTDFLICAVAVRCDLAIFTTDGDFRHFAQCLPIVLHEIKTKAGPPSTGLRRPTRKSRE; from the coding sequence GTGAGGGTGCTCGTCGATACGAGCGTCTGGTCACTGGCGTTGCGGCGTGACGACCGGCAGCATCCGGAGAGAGAGGAGCTGCAGCGGCTCGTGTCCACCCATGTCGCTGAAATCATCGGGCCGGTGCGGCAGGAGATTCTTTCTGGCGTGCGGGATCAAACGCAGTTCGCGCGGCTGGAAACGCACCTTGCGGCATTCCCCGACGTTCCGCTGCTGACGGAGGATTACGTAACGGCCGCGAATTTTTTCAACCTGTGCCGATCCAAGGGCATTCAGGGCTCGAACACCGATTTCCTCATTTGTGCGGTCGCCGTCCGGTGTGACTTGGCGATCTTTACCACCGACGGGGATTTCCGGCACTTCGCTCAATGTCTGCCCATCGTCCTGCACGAGATCAAAACAAAGGCGGGCCCTCCCTCGACCGGTCTCCGCCGCCCCACACGGAAAAGCAGGGAGTGA
- a CDS encoding type II toxin-antitoxin system VapB family antitoxin, producing the protein MATNLQLDDRLIAEAAALGKHRTKKEAVTQALTDYIRHLRQDRILDLFGKVEFDPGYDYKRQRARA; encoded by the coding sequence ATGGCAACCAATCTTCAACTCGATGATCGGCTCATCGCAGAGGCTGCCGCGCTGGGCAAACACCGCACCAAGAAGGAGGCGGTGACTCAGGCTTTGACAGACTACATCCGTCACCTGCGGCAGGATCGCATCTTGGATCTTTTCGGGAAGGTCGAGTTTGACCCAGGCTACGACTACAAGCGCCAGCGGGCACGGGCGTGA
- a CDS encoding RNA polymerase sigma factor RpoD/SigA, with amino-acid sequence MESPETNIGLYLREISQVPLLTPKEEVRLASQIKRGSKKAREQMIKANLRLVVKIAHDFNNYGLPLLDLISEGNIGLMKAVERFDPKKGGKLSTYASWWIKQSIKRALANQSKTIRLPVHLVDKIGKIRRVAARMTEELGREATDEELAEELGLPVAKVTHLKTVAVRPASLDARISAEDETPFGDFVGDERAEDPFEVLRDKDLRDEVGDLLDALDARERKIIAYRYGLGGGRERTLEEVGRKFGVTRERIRQLQNIALQKMRKALRKREEVKLPETLPAVV; translated from the coding sequence ATGGAATCACCCGAAACAAATATCGGACTTTACCTGCGTGAGATCAGCCAGGTTCCGCTTCTGACTCCCAAGGAGGAGGTGAGGCTGGCCTCCCAGATCAAGCGCGGGAGCAAAAAGGCCCGCGAACAGATGATCAAGGCGAACCTGCGTCTGGTGGTCAAAATCGCCCACGATTTCAACAACTACGGCCTGCCGCTCCTCGACCTCATCTCGGAGGGCAACATCGGCCTGATGAAAGCCGTGGAGCGTTTCGACCCGAAAAAAGGCGGCAAGCTCAGCACCTATGCGTCGTGGTGGATCAAACAGTCCATCAAGCGCGCCTTGGCCAACCAGAGCAAAACCATCCGCCTGCCTGTGCATCTCGTGGATAAAATCGGCAAGATCCGCCGTGTGGCCGCACGCATGACCGAGGAACTCGGGCGCGAGGCGACGGACGAGGAGCTGGCCGAGGAGTTGGGTCTTCCGGTGGCGAAGGTCACACATCTGAAAACGGTCGCGGTCCGTCCGGCCTCGCTGGACGCGCGGATCAGCGCCGAGGATGAGACGCCTTTCGGGGACTTTGTGGGCGACGAGCGCGCCGAGGATCCCTTCGAGGTTTTGCGCGACAAGGATCTGCGCGACGAGGTGGGCGACCTCCTCGATGCGCTGGATGCGCGCGAGCGCAAGATTATTGCCTACCGTTACGGCTTGGGCGGCGGGCGCGAGCGCACGCTCGAGGAGGTCGGACGCAAGTTCGGCGTGACGCGCGAACGCATCCGCCAGTTGCAGAACATCGCCCTTCAGAAAATGCGCAAGGCGCTCCGCAAGCGCGAGGAGGTGAAGCTTCCCGAAACGCTGCCGGCTGTTGTTTAG
- a CDS encoding integron integrase → MAWGKHLSPRKFVDAGESDVEAFLQNLADQGKAGWQIEQAEAALKLLHQSRYPAPWSADWKVRLPLAAATASPERRPPLDEEFLRARHQGKSDRGELPPRFAPFIDEIRAAVRARHYSYRTEQTYVGWITRFLAYAAPEKRQDLHPSQAKDYLDYLSVVRRVSSATQNQAFNSLLFLFRSVLEMDFGRIEGVQRAEQRRRVPVVLSRSELARLFESLPESCRLPVRLFYGAGLRLMEGLRLRVQDVDLELLQITVRRGKGGKDRIAPLPVSLVEELRDQIAKVRAIHEADLAKGYGDVELPDGVALKYGGRAREWGWQYVFPAAGFSVDPRTGRTGRHHLHEVNIQRAVRRAARDAGIVKTVTPHILRHSFATHLLEDGADIRTVQELLGHSDVSTTMIYTHVLN, encoded by the coding sequence ATGGCTTGGGGGAAGCATCTCTCGCCTCGCAAATTCGTGGACGCTGGGGAATCCGATGTCGAGGCCTTTTTGCAGAATCTCGCCGACCAAGGCAAAGCCGGTTGGCAGATCGAGCAGGCGGAGGCGGCGCTCAAACTCCTGCACCAGTCTCGCTACCCCGCCCCGTGGTCGGCTGATTGGAAAGTGCGCTTGCCGCTGGCCGCCGCCACGGCCTCGCCCGAACGGCGGCCGCCGCTCGACGAAGAGTTCCTCCGTGCCCGGCATCAAGGCAAGTCCGACCGCGGAGAACTGCCGCCGCGCTTTGCCCCATTCATCGACGAAATCCGCGCCGCCGTCCGCGCCCGCCACTACTCTTACCGCACCGAGCAAACTTACGTGGGATGGATCACGCGCTTCCTCGCTTACGCCGCGCCGGAAAAGCGCCAAGACCTCCACCCCTCGCAGGCCAAAGACTACCTCGACTACCTCTCGGTCGTGCGGCGTGTTTCATCCGCCACGCAAAACCAAGCCTTCAACTCGCTGCTCTTCCTTTTCCGCTCCGTGCTGGAAATGGATTTCGGGCGCATCGAGGGCGTGCAACGCGCCGAGCAACGTCGCCGTGTGCCGGTCGTGCTTTCGCGATCCGAGTTGGCCCGGCTCTTCGAGTCGCTGCCCGAGTCCTGCCGCCTGCCCGTGCGCTTGTTCTACGGCGCGGGACTGAGACTCATGGAGGGGTTAAGATTGCGAGTGCAAGATGTTGATCTCGAACTTCTGCAAATCACCGTGCGTCGCGGCAAAGGCGGCAAGGACCGTATCGCACCTCTGCCCGTTTCCCTCGTCGAAGAATTGCGGGACCAGATCGCCAAAGTGCGCGCCATTCACGAGGCGGATCTGGCCAAAGGCTACGGCGATGTGGAACTGCCCGACGGCGTCGCCCTCAAATACGGCGGACGCGCCCGCGAGTGGGGCTGGCAATACGTGTTCCCCGCCGCTGGGTTCTCGGTCGACCCGCGCACCGGACGCACCGGTCGCCATCACCTGCACGAGGTCAACATCCAGAGAGCCGTGCGCCGGGCCGCCCGCGATGCCGGAATCGTCAAGACCGTCACCCCGCACATCCTACGGCATTCGTTCGCCACGCATCTGCTAGAAGACGGTGCCGACATCCGCACCGTGCAGGAACTCCTCGGACACTCCGACGTGAGCACCACCATGATCTACACGCACGTGCTCAAC
- a CDS encoding ATP-binding protein, whose amino-acid sequence MSYTVNRAYRAKHPPQRYSFPCGYYGHPKRECRCSPGQVDRYRQRVSGPLLDRIDIHVEAPPVEYDELTSAQPAESSAAVRDRVEKVRRIQAERFAGRLKPALNARMTPKLMREHCEISASCHALLKHAMEDLHLSARAHDRVLKVARTIADLAGAENIAEDHLLEALQYRSLDRSVWM is encoded by the coding sequence ATGTCTTACACAGTGAACCGCGCCTATAGGGCAAAGCATCCACCTCAGCGTTATTCATTTCCCTGCGGATACTACGGACACCCCAAGCGGGAGTGCCGCTGTTCGCCGGGGCAGGTGGACCGCTACCGCCAGCGCGTTTCGGGTCCGTTGCTCGATCGCATCGACATCCACGTCGAAGCGCCTCCGGTGGAATATGACGAACTTACCTCGGCGCAGCCTGCCGAGTCGTCGGCCGCGGTCCGTGATCGCGTGGAGAAGGTCCGCCGGATTCAAGCGGAGCGTTTTGCCGGACGCTTGAAGCCCGCGCTCAACGCCCGCATGACGCCGAAGCTCATGCGCGAGCACTGCGAAATCTCCGCGTCCTGCCATGCGCTTCTCAAACATGCCATGGAGGACCTGCACCTTAGCGCCCGGGCGCATGACCGTGTGCTCAAAGTGGCGCGGACCATCGCCGATCTGGCCGGAGCAGAGAATATCGCCGAGGACCATCTGCTCGAGGCTCTCCAATACCGAAGTCTGGACAGGTCCGTCTGGATGTAG
- the pyk gene encoding pyruvate kinase, translating into MRKTKIICTLGPATESAEMISRLIAAGANVFRLNMSHATHEWVRMITPRIREVARQTSANVAIMMDTQGPAIRTGDLATNLQLTPGDTVEFTVRGARSEEQYSVDVNYDGLIDDISVGDVVMVDNGNIHMKVLSKEENRVRCEVLTPGVLGSRRHINLPGVKVNLPPLTEKDHRDIAVGVELDLDYFALSFCREAADVEAMRSELRRLGSEAHVIAKIEDQHAVKFFKEIMMAADAVMVARGDLGIECPMEELPIIQRRIVKACIKAGRPVIVATHMLESMINNPLPTRAEITDVANAVYEQADAIMLSGETSVGKYPVQCVETFDRVARRIERSGGAGFSREAEMEGPRHKTVAAAVNLANNFPHAKIVVFTYAGNMVLFASHLRPEHAPIYAFTPDEHVCRRLALLYGVQAQRMGFVPQPEQNVFAAEAALLLQGRAESGDHLVVVTDIVEGDRRHGSVQLRVIP; encoded by the coding sequence ATGCGCAAAACCAAAATCATCTGCACGCTCGGACCCGCCACGGAGTCGGCGGAAATGATTTCCCGCCTGATCGCGGCGGGCGCCAATGTCTTCCGGCTCAACATGAGCCACGCCACGCACGAGTGGGTCAGGATGATCACGCCGCGCATCCGCGAAGTCGCACGCCAGACTTCGGCCAACGTGGCGATCATGATGGACACACAGGGCCCGGCCATCCGGACCGGCGATCTGGCGACGAACCTGCAACTCACTCCGGGCGACACCGTGGAGTTCACCGTCCGCGGCGCGCGCAGCGAGGAGCAGTATTCGGTCGATGTGAACTACGACGGCCTGATCGACGACATCTCGGTGGGCGACGTCGTCATGGTGGACAACGGCAACATCCACATGAAAGTCCTCTCGAAAGAGGAAAATCGCGTGCGCTGCGAGGTGCTCACGCCCGGCGTGCTCGGCTCGCGCCGCCACATCAACCTTCCGGGCGTGAAGGTCAACCTGCCGCCGCTCACGGAAAAAGACCACAGGGACATCGCCGTGGGCGTGGAGTTGGACCTCGACTACTTCGCCCTCAGCTTTTGCCGCGAGGCCGCGGACGTCGAGGCGATGCGCTCGGAACTGCGCCGCCTCGGGAGCGAGGCGCACGTCATCGCCAAGATCGAGGACCAGCACGCGGTGAAATTTTTCAAGGAAATCATGATGGCCGCCGATGCGGTGATGGTCGCGCGGGGCGACCTGGGCATCGAATGCCCGATGGAAGAATTGCCGATCATCCAGCGCCGGATCGTCAAAGCCTGCATCAAGGCCGGGAGGCCGGTCATCGTCGCCACCCACATGCTCGAATCGATGATCAACAACCCCCTGCCCACGCGCGCGGAGATCACCGACGTGGCCAACGCGGTTTACGAACAGGCCGATGCCATCATGCTCAGCGGGGAGACCAGCGTCGGCAAATACCCCGTGCAGTGCGTGGAAACATTCGACCGCGTGGCACGGCGCATCGAGCGGAGCGGGGGCGCGGGATTCTCCCGCGAGGCCGAGATGGAGGGCCCGCGGCACAAGACCGTGGCAGCCGCAGTGAACCTCGCCAACAACTTTCCCCACGCCAAAATCGTGGTCTTCACCTACGCAGGCAACATGGTGCTCTTCGCCTCGCACCTCCGCCCCGAGCACGCGCCGATCTACGCCTTCACGCCGGACGAACACGTGTGCCGCCGCCTCGCGCTGCTCTACGGCGTCCAAGCCCAGCGCATGGGTTTCGTGCCGCAACCCGAGCAGAATGTCTTTGCCGCCGAGGCCGCGCTGCTCCTCCAAGGCCGCGCGGAATCAGGCGATCATCTCGTCGTGGTGACGGACATCGTGGAGGGCGACCGCCGCCACGGATCGGTGCAGTTGCGGGTCATTCCTTGA